A single region of the Anaerostipes rhamnosivorans genome encodes:
- a CDS encoding DeoR/GlpR family DNA-binding transcription regulator: MNSRIEYLLKKLDEDGILNVNDLADEFHVSSATIRRDLSSLEQQGKLKRIPGGAIKPSSGSVMALETDFNMSSKLQLNSVSKKKVCEIACKEIQDGECIFIDGGTTSAYMFKLLQNRPVTIVTNNHLFASQITPPTTARIIMVGGIYMSDFAMTYGPTAVNQIQGYNFDRCFIACVGIDLQENYAYCTEIETSEIKNIACQKSKHRYLLIDDSKVDVIGFCTLKPLHFFDAIFCDKKRPGLEYPDNFHFPI, encoded by the coding sequence ATGAACAGCCGAATTGAATATCTTTTAAAGAAACTGGACGAAGATGGCATATTAAACGTCAATGATCTGGCAGATGAATTCCATGTTTCCTCTGCAACTATACGCAGAGATTTATCCTCTCTTGAACAACAGGGAAAGTTAAAACGTATTCCAGGAGGTGCCATAAAGCCATCCAGCGGATCTGTCATGGCCCTGGAAACCGACTTTAACATGTCAAGCAAATTACAATTAAATTCTGTCTCAAAGAAAAAAGTTTGTGAAATAGCGTGCAAAGAAATACAGGATGGCGAATGTATTTTCATTGACGGCGGAACCACCTCCGCTTATATGTTCAAATTGCTGCAGAACAGACCGGTCACCATTGTTACAAACAACCATCTGTTCGCCTCTCAGATCACACCTCCAACAACCGCAAGAATCATCATGGTCGGCGGGATCTATATGTCCGACTTTGCAATGACCTATGGTCCGACTGCTGTTAACCAGATTCAAGGATATAATTTTGACCGCTGCTTTATCGCCTGTGTCGGCATTGATCTTCAAGAAAATTATGCATACTGTACTGAAATCGAGACCAGTGAAATCAAAAATATCGCCTGTCAGAAATCAAAACACCGCTATCTATTAATTGACGATTCCAAAGTGGACGTCATAGGCTTTTGCACTCTGAAACCACTTCATTTTTTTGATGCCATTTTTTGCGACAAAAAAAGGCCGGGATTGGAATATCCCGACAATTTTCATTTTCCTATATAA
- a CDS encoding PTS sugar transporter subunit IIA, with protein sequence MKSYTQSKVNPDIPGIIVMSHGPFAVGLIDTAKMLFGEPENIAAFSLEEGDDIDEYRSMFSKTFESFPKGSIVLADLYGGTPCNQVLQYAQENHQVFELVTGVNLPMLLHVVISRQSPGILEEKNFSLDAVENAKSGISRVDIERFISSDDDDED encoded by the coding sequence ATGAAAAGCTATACACAATCTAAAGTAAATCCAGATATTCCGGGAATTATTGTTATGAGTCATGGCCCGTTTGCAGTTGGGCTGATCGATACAGCAAAAATGCTGTTCGGTGAACCGGAAAACATAGCTGCATTTTCTCTGGAGGAAGGGGATGATATCGATGAGTATCGCAGCATGTTTTCAAAAACATTTGAATCCTTTCCCAAAGGAAGTATTGTACTCGCTGATTTGTACGGCGGGACACCGTGCAATCAGGTCCTGCAATATGCACAGGAGAATCATCAAGTGTTTGAACTTGTGACTGGGGTAAATTTACCGATGCTGCTCCATGTTGTCATATCCAGACAAAGTCCGGGTATTCTGGAGGAAAAGAATTTTTCACTCGATGCAGTTGAAAATGCTAAATCAGGAATTTCCCGGGTAGATATTGAAAGGTTTATTTCATCAGATGACGACGATGAAGATTAG
- a CDS encoding PTS system mannose/fructose/N-acetylgalactosamine-transporter subunit IIB yields the protein MAKKLMVRVDDRLIHGQVLTQWVSTINAQKIVVIDDEISKDKMRKNILKFAAPDDIKISIFSVEKAVEVWNKNQFGNMNVFVLFKDVNMIRKCKDMGLVFSDISLGQMSIIQDRQQIYKQLGLNEQEAQTVFDLEREGIHIYFQMIPTDKQESLDMLKKIFPQLH from the coding sequence ATGGCTAAAAAATTAATGGTTCGTGTGGATGACCGGCTGATCCACGGACAGGTGCTTACACAATGGGTTAGTACGATCAATGCACAGAAAATTGTTGTGATCGATGACGAGATATCAAAGGACAAAATGCGTAAGAACATCTTAAAATTTGCTGCGCCGGATGACATAAAGATTAGCATTTTCTCCGTGGAGAAAGCAGTGGAAGTATGGAACAAGAACCAATTTGGGAATATGAATGTGTTTGTATTGTTTAAAGACGTGAATATGATCAGGAAATGCAAAGATATGGGGTTGGTTTTTTCTGATATATCGCTTGGGCAAATGTCCATCATTCAAGACAGGCAGCAGATATATAAACAGTTAGGTTTGAATGAACAAGAGGCTCAGACTGTATTTGACCTTGAAAGAGAGGGAATCCATATTTATTTTCAAATGATCCCCACGGACAAACAAGAATCTTTGGATATGTTAAAGAAGATATTTCCTCAGCTACATTAA
- a CDS encoding pyruvate formate lyase family protein: protein MNQRIAGLKDFIQELNQGVREKNLYEFVGESLKETMGEPVQIRRAKAFQHVLERTEQVVLPYELITGTMLGQCPLKKDLMSKEEQREKAVTTLDTYLDGKKKNVVTDEIIFDEEHVKSFEENFGSKKSRWSLMARVYQDSSIPYEDLQDLISDMKVRYKDKDIEPYEIGRELERAFKINYDPESKKLFDELPYFIGNHISLNYDRIIREGLKSTRDRVQILGNETKDQKKKEYYQAAVIAADAVIAFIHRYAETAVKTGEERLVSVKRSEELNKISKVLHTVAESPASNFYEAVQLMWMLHIIANIQGGSALSLGRMDQYLYPFYQKDLESSEITEEFAKELLSCVWLKVNEPRMRTVESVTLGGIDRDGNDASNDLTRICLQVAADVRVPYPNIGLRINKKNPEWLYEEAILTTGSGSGQPMLLNDEVWIQSLMKLGFPREDANDYYNMGCVELEVPGKQPSYGVCEAIAFPVLIEEVMRKYRDGIYEILTFDDYFSAYKNELNIAIGADYEEAAEKKRLMKDRCYDPYSSLLIDGCIENGKDMLQGGSELPMEWSVYAYGIGTAADSLYAVKKVVFEDKSMTLKHLDEVLNADFEGYEYERRLLADCGEHYGNDQSNVDGIANEVLDYFTQHVDALNERGLGDVFVSTLFGYFFHIYHGEIAKATPDGRKKGEPFSDSMGPSQGKDVNGPTRLLNSVLALDADKITGAFALSFKMNSSFFADESGRTAMKQLLKTYIEEGGPQIQVYTTNAEDLKDAMIHPDKHRDLIVRVGGYCEFFVDLDRTLQKEILSRTIYGE, encoded by the coding sequence ATGAATCAGCGAATTGCCGGTCTAAAGGATTTTATTCAGGAGCTCAATCAAGGCGTAAGGGAAAAGAACTTGTATGAATTTGTAGGAGAGTCTTTAAAAGAAACAATGGGGGAACCGGTACAGATCCGGCGTGCGAAAGCATTCCAGCATGTATTGGAAAGGACAGAACAGGTCGTGCTTCCCTATGAACTGATCACAGGTACCATGCTTGGACAGTGTCCATTAAAGAAGGACCTGATGTCAAAGGAAGAACAGAGGGAGAAGGCAGTAACGACCCTGGATACATATCTGGACGGAAAGAAAAAAAACGTAGTCACAGATGAGATTATATTTGATGAAGAGCACGTAAAAAGTTTTGAAGAAAATTTTGGAAGCAAAAAAAGCCGTTGGTCTTTGATGGCTCGTGTTTATCAGGATTCTTCCATTCCCTATGAGGATCTGCAGGATCTGATCTCCGATATGAAAGTAAGATATAAAGATAAGGATATTGAGCCGTATGAAATTGGGCGGGAATTAGAAAGAGCTTTTAAGATTAACTATGACCCGGAGTCAAAAAAACTCTTTGATGAACTCCCTTATTTTATCGGAAACCATATAAGTTTAAACTATGACCGGATCATCAGGGAAGGATTAAAATCTACTCGTGACAGAGTTCAGATACTTGGAAACGAAACGAAGGATCAAAAGAAGAAGGAATATTATCAGGCCGCAGTGATCGCAGCAGATGCGGTAATCGCTTTTATCCATCGCTATGCAGAAACCGCTGTAAAGACAGGTGAGGAAAGATTAGTATCTGTAAAACGGTCGGAAGAATTGAACAAGATTTCAAAGGTGCTTCATACTGTCGCAGAATCACCGGCATCCAATTTTTATGAGGCCGTTCAATTGATGTGGATGCTGCATATCATCGCAAATATCCAGGGTGGATCTGCATTGTCTCTGGGGCGGATGGATCAATATTTGTATCCATTTTATCAAAAGGACCTGGAGTCTTCGGAAATTACAGAAGAATTTGCGAAAGAATTGTTATCTTGTGTCTGGTTGAAGGTAAATGAGCCGAGAATGCGGACTGTAGAAAGTGTCACATTGGGTGGTATTGACAGGGATGGAAATGATGCATCCAATGACCTGACACGCATTTGTTTACAGGTGGCAGCCGATGTGCGCGTGCCGTATCCGAATATCGGGCTGCGCATTAACAAAAAGAATCCAGAGTGGCTCTATGAGGAAGCGATTTTGACAACGGGGTCTGGTTCAGGACAGCCGATGCTGTTGAATGATGAAGTCTGGATCCAAAGTTTAATGAAACTTGGTTTTCCACGTGAAGATGCCAACGATTATTATAATATGGGCTGTGTGGAACTGGAGGTCCCGGGGAAACAGCCCAGTTATGGAGTTTGTGAAGCAATCGCGTTTCCGGTATTGATTGAAGAGGTTATGAGGAAGTATAGAGATGGTATCTATGAAATCCTCACGTTTGATGACTATTTTAGTGCTTATAAAAACGAACTTAATATTGCCATCGGAGCGGACTATGAAGAAGCAGCGGAAAAAAAGAGATTGATGAAGGATCGCTGCTACGACCCCTATTCTTCCCTTCTGATTGACGGATGTATCGAGAATGGAAAAGACATGCTGCAGGGAGGCAGTGAACTGCCCATGGAATGGTCAGTGTATGCCTATGGGATCGGAACTGCCGCGGATTCCTTGTATGCCGTCAAAAAAGTAGTGTTTGAAGATAAAAGCATGACGTTGAAGCATTTGGACGAAGTGTTAAATGCAGATTTTGAGGGCTATGAATATGAACGGAGATTATTGGCAGACTGCGGTGAACATTACGGAAATGATCAGAGCAATGTGGATGGGATCGCCAATGAAGTGCTGGACTATTTTACACAGCATGTGGATGCTTTGAATGAACGCGGACTGGGGGATGTTTTTGTCTCCACCTTATTTGGATACTTTTTTCATATTTATCATGGGGAGATTGCCAAAGCGACACCGGATGGCAGAAAAAAAGGTGAGCCGTTCAGCGACAGTATGGGACCAAGCCAGGGCAAAGATGTCAATGGGCCCACAAGACTGCTGAATTCTGTTCTGGCCTTAGACGCAGATAAAATTACAGGCGCCTTTGCGCTGAGTTTTAAAATGAACTCTTCTTTCTTTGCGGACGAATCAGGAAGAACCGCCATGAAACAGTTGTTAAAAACATATATAGAGGAGGGCGGCCCGCAGATCCAGGTATATACGACAAATGCAGAGGATCTCAAGGATGCAATGATTCATCCTGATAAACATAGGGATCTGATCGTCAGAGTCGGCGGCTACTGCGAATTTTTTGTTGACTTGGACCGGACCCTTCAGAAGGAAATATTAAGCCGCACGATCTACGGGGAATGA
- a CDS encoding glycyl-radical enzyme activating protein: MRKGLVFGIQHFSIHDGPGIRSAVFLKGCPMHCLWCHNPEGLSSHVGLQYYGSACIQCGTCGWIFEDMKKADVLSTARKRGLSRSCPAHALRLVGEYMSVEEIIHQVIKDRRYFKSSSGGITITGGEPMMQALFATELAEAAKEHEITAALETSGYSSLEHYMNIMPYIDTFLWDYKATGEEMHKKLTGVSNQPILGNLAYLYEHGASIILRCPLIPGVNDTKEHLKGIADISRKYPGLAGIEIMSYHKMGLSKAKRIGCQQEEYQEPGNDLKNNWSKLIQEYGGKITRIN, translated from the coding sequence ATGAGAAAGGGATTAGTCTTTGGAATTCAGCATTTTTCCATTCATGACGGCCCGGGAATTCGGAGTGCTGTATTTTTAAAGGGATGTCCAATGCACTGTCTGTGGTGTCATAATCCGGAAGGATTGTCCTCTCATGTGGGACTGCAGTACTACGGGAGCGCCTGCATACAGTGCGGCACCTGCGGATGGATCTTTGAAGATATGAAGAAAGCCGATGTTCTTAGTACTGCCAGGAAGCGTGGACTTTCCCGGAGCTGTCCTGCCCATGCTCTGCGGCTCGTAGGAGAATATATGAGTGTGGAAGAAATCATCCATCAGGTTATAAAAGACCGGCGTTATTTTAAATCTTCCAGTGGAGGAATAACAATTACTGGCGGAGAACCTATGATGCAGGCGTTGTTTGCCACAGAATTAGCTGAGGCGGCTAAAGAACATGAGATCACGGCTGCTTTGGAGACAAGCGGATATTCATCTTTGGAACACTATATGAACATTATGCCCTATATTGACACCTTCTTATGGGACTATAAGGCAACCGGCGAAGAAATGCATAAAAAACTTACTGGTGTTTCCAATCAGCCGATACTGGGTAATCTGGCCTATCTCTATGAGCATGGGGCAAGCATTATTTTGCGGTGTCCTTTGATTCCCGGAGTAAATGATACAAAAGAACATTTAAAAGGCATTGCAGATATCAGCAGAAAATATCCCGGGTTAGCAGGAATTGAGATCATGTCTTATCACAAAATGGGACTTTCAAAAGCAAAGAGGATTGGCTGTCAGCAGGAGGAATACCAGGAGCCCGGGAATGATCTGAAAAATAATTGGAGTAAATTAATTCAAGAATACGGGGGAAAAATTACCCGTATCAATTAG